The genomic DNA ACGAGCCTTCCTGCCAGGAAGAGCGAGGCGGGCGTCAGCTCGCGAAATAGAGGCCTGGGGAGTCTGGTGAGATGGGTCTCGGCGCCCTTGTTGCTGTAATGCCGGAGGTTGGACCGGGTCACCTCACCGGTCTGCGGCCACAGTACGTCCAGTCCGGCAACGAAGATATGGGGCTTTTCGGAGTTGGTCGCCTCAAGCGGGGGGAAGAATCCCGACTGCCTGAGCTCGGTCGGGATGTACAACCCGGCCTGGTGCATTCCGCGATCATCCGCCCACGATGTGTCGTTACGCGACAGCTTCTTGACCAGCAACTGGTCGCTGTCATTCACAAGCGCCTGGATCTTCCACCAGAGGGGAGAGCCATCCGCGGCCTCTTCAGCCACGCGACCTGTCTCCCCCAGCTCAAGCATCCCCTGCTGTGTCATTCGAATCCCCGTTCCGAATGCGATCTGCCAGCGCGATGATGGCGGCACTGCGCACTTCCGTCGAGAGACCGCGTAGCTGGCACTCCCAGATCGTTTCCACGCGCCAGCCCATCGCGATCAGTTCCGATTCCTTCCGTCTATCCCGCGCCACGTTGGCGTTGATCTTCGCTTCCCAGAATTCCGGCCGGGTCTTCGGCAGCCGGAAGAGGTGACAGCTGTGGCGATGCCAGAAGCAGCCATGCACAAAGACCACGGTGCGATAGCGGGGCAGAACGATGTCCGGCCGTCCCGGCAGGCCCGCGCCACCGAGGCGGTAGCGGAAGCCAAGAGCGTGCA from Luteimonas sp. YGD11-2 includes the following:
- a CDS encoding very short patch repair endonuclease, whose protein sequence is MADIIGPEQRSALMSRIKGKDTKIELEVRRGLHALGFRYRLGGAGLPGRPDIVLPRYRTVVFVHGCFWHRHSCHLFRLPKTRPEFWEAKINANVARDRRKESELIAMGWRVETIWECQLRGLSTEVRSAAIIALADRIRNGDSNDTAGDA